The region GCAAGGGCCGTTGTGGACCTCTGGCAGGCCCTCTTGGCCCATGCGCCCCGACCTGCGGCGGAGTTGGCTGGGAGCACGGAGAAGGACGTCGACCAGGGAGGGCGAGGGCAGTGGGTACCAGTCTCACACCGGAGTTTTGGGAGCGGTTCGCGGTGCTGCTCGTGCTGGCGGCGGGTCTGACGTGTGTCCTCGCCGCGGTCTTCGACGATCTCGCCGTCCGGGTTTTGCGCCTTCGGGCACACAGGACGCCGCCACAGGCGCCGTACCGGCCGGAGCGGAACGACCACCGTACGTCGGTGCACTGCTGACGCTTTCGGCGAGCAACGTTTCGTGGGCTGGGGACCTGGTCCCCGGCCCACGCTGCTGAGTACAACTCCGGCGGCGTCGCCACGCGTTTCCGTGAACGTTACGCGGCTCCGCTCTTGAGGAGCACCAGCGTTCCGGTTTTCCCGAGCGGCCGCATCGGCTGGTCCGTCGCCGGCACCGCGACCACAGGGGACAGCCGCGTGTCATAGGCACTCCCGGCAGACGGCGCCTCTCACTGGTGATCCGCCTTCTTCATGAGCCGTGCCCCCGGTGGCCGGCGGGAGCGCTCCGCGAGCGGACCCCGGCGGGCTTCCCTCGGCCACGAAGGTACGTACGGTGCTGTCGACGTACGAGCTGTGGACCTCGCGAAGGGACTGGGCGAGTACTTGCTTGGCCTCCTGCCTGTTGGGACATCGTCGGGTCAGCCTGCACAGGAGCGTAGGGGCGAGCCTGGGCCGCTCCCATGCGTGGACGGCAACCCTCCGGCTCTGCGGGGCTCCGGCCTGCTCCGCGGCCCAGCGGAGAGCGGCCGGGGGTGCCATGGATCCGTCGACGCCCACAACGGCCCGTTTGTCGGCGGTGATGACGCCGATGTCGAGCGGAACGCCGAGGATCAGACTGCCGGACCGCGCTGTCCGCGTGCAGCCGGGGAGGGGCGTGCCGGCTGCTGCTTCCGGGGCTGACGAGGGCGGTGCGGCAGGGCCGGACGGCCCTCCGAGGGGACCTGACAGCCCCTGCCCCAGTGCGGGCCGCGGCGTGACGCTGGTACTGGATGACAGACCTGGCGCTGGAGGTGCCGGCATGCTTCTGCCCGTTGTTGCCGGAGTCGACGGATCCGCGGAGAGCCTGGCCGCCGGCGCATGGGTGGTGCGCGAGGCCGTGCGGCGAGGACGACCGCTGCGCCTGGTACACGTCTGGGACTGGCACCCCCGCCAGCGGGACGGTGAGATCGCGAACGCCGCGCAACGGCATCTGGCCCGGCGTTCACTGTGCCAGGCGGAGGAACGCGTCCGCACCGAGTGTCCGGACGTCCGTCTCTCCGACGAGCAGGTGGAGGGCCCGGCCGTCGCGGCCCTGCTGAAGGCGGTGGACCAGGCCGACGTGACGGTTCTGGGCTCGCGCGGACTGAGCGGTTTCACCGGATTCCTCGTGGGTTCCGTCGCGTTCGGCGTGGTCGCGGAGGTCACGCGTCCCGTCGTCCTCGTACGGGCGGACGAGGAGGCGGAGGACGAACACGTACCGACGGGTGAGGGAAGAGCCTCGACGGACACCGGATACCGGGACGTGGTGCTCGCCATCGACCTGGACGACCCCTGCTACGAGGTCATCGAGTTCGCCTTCGAGGCGGCCCGGCTCCGGCATGCGCGGCTGCGGGCTGTGCATGCCTGGCACGCGCCCCACCGGACCGGCCTCGGATCCGGCGACAGTGACGGGTTGCGCCCGGCGACCCGCGCAGCTCACCTGGGAAGGAACTGACACCATGTACTGGAACTCGAACCACATGAACGACTGGGGCTGGCTCACCATGTCGCTGAGCATGGTCCTCTTCTGGGCATTGCTGATCGCCGTCGGCGTCCTGCTCTTCCGGGCTCTGAGCCGAGGCACTACGGACATGCATACGCGTGCCTCTCGAACCACACCGGAGCAGCTGCTGGCCGAGCGGTTCGCACGCGGGGAGGTCGACGAGGACGAGTACCGGCGCCGACTACGTAATTACCGAGACCTGGACGAGTCGTCGCTGCGGATGCCTGGAAGACCTCAACTGCCCACGCAGTCGAGGAACAGGACGCCGGACCGTCTGAGGCAACGAGCGAATCGGACCAGATCACTTGAGACGGGGACCAGATCGAGAGAGACGGGACACCAAGCGACTCGATTGGGCGACAAGGGACAGCAGTTGTCCGTTCTCAACGAACCCAGTCGACGGCAGGCGGCTGACCTGAGCGGACCAACTTGATTGAGACGGCCTCTCTCGGGCCGGCCTACTGCTCCATATCGCCGACCTGCGGTGACTGGATTCGTTGAGACGAATCGATGCCGACTCGGTTCGATGAGACGGGACAGCAGTTGTCCTTTGACAGCGAAGTTAGTCGTTCCGTTCGCGTTGACCTGCGGCGACTGGATTGGTTGGCAAACGATCAGGCGAGGCGGGTCGGGTTCGTCACCGAGATCCGACTCTGATGGGTGAACCCTGGTCGCTGTGCTGGGTGGCCCTCCGTCACATAGGGAGCGAGAACAGCCGTACTGTCCCTGAGGGCCAGCGGGCGTCGTCGCGCAGGGGCGTCACCATAGTTCGCAGCGGCATGGTCACCAGGCGGCCTTCGGGTTGTTCGACGAGTACGTCCTTGTCGAGCGAGTGCCATCCAAGGCGCTGGTAGAGCGGCACGAGGGCAGGCCGACAGAACAGCAGTGCGTGTTGAGGACCCATCGCGCGGGCGTGCTCCAGGGCAGCTGTGACGACGAGCCGAGCCAGGCCCTGACCTTGCATGCAGGGTGCGACGGCCACCCCGCCGACACCCACCACCTCTGTCTCGGCGTCGCCGATCGCGACAGGCAGTCGCAGCAGGCCGGCGTGTGCCACGAGCCGGCCTTCGTGTCTGATGCCGAAGTGTTCTTCTTTCGGCAGCCAGGTCAGACCGGTCGAGGCGACGCCGAAGGGATCGTCGCTTTTGCCAAGGATCTCCTCCTGGTCCGCCTTCGTATACTGGGGGAGCCGCACCGCGCTCGGTGCCACAGAGAATCGGTTCTCAGACATTCCGACATGATGATCTCTCCGCCGAGCACTGGCCAAGCGATTCTCCGCCGACGTTGGGCGCTGTCGCTCCCGGTCGACATACGGTGTCGGGACTCAGTCGCGCAGTCCAGCAGCGGACGCCGCCGAGACTCGCGTACAGCATCCACGTACGACAGCTCGACATACGGCTCCGCAAGATCTGCCCCGACCGGTACGGCCACCCAGCACCCCCAGTACGTCCCCTCGTACGACTAGGTTCGCTGGCAAGGAAGCCGAAACGGCTTAGGTCGTTGTCAAACGCCTCGATTGGAGGACAAAGGACAACAGTTGTCCTTCGACATCGAAGATAGTCGTGTGCAGCGCGCTGATCTGGGGCGACTGGGTCGGATGTCAATGGATGCGGCTCGTCTCGAGTGGGCTACGTGTGCTGTCTCGTGAGGCTGGTACCGCTAGGCGGAACTGGTGGTGCTGGTTGGCAGAGCCTGCTGATAGAGCGCCACCAACACACCGTGCACTGGCTGGTCCTCTGCATTTTCCTCGGCCTCGTCGACCAGTTTGGCGAGAGCCTCGCCGAGTTCTCTTGCCTTCGCAGGGCTGAGACGCAGGTGGCGCAGTGTCAGGTGGGTCTCGGCGGGAGAGAGGTCCAGCTCCTGGGCGATGGCGGCGAGCATCGCGGCGGTGCCTGCCGCTTGGGGTTCGGCGACGACCATCTGGCGGGCCGTGCGCTGGTAGTACTGCTCGGTGCCGCCGCGGACCTGGCGGGTCTCGGCGACGTGGACCAGCCCGGCTTCGCGGAGCACTTTGAGGTGGTGGGCCACGTTGCCCTTCTTCGCGTCGAGCTGCGCCGCAAGCTGGCTGATGGTGGCAGGCCGGTGGCCCAGGGCGAAGAGCAACCGCTGACGCAACGGGTGGGCGAGCGCCGCGAACTGGTCAGGCGCACCGATCTCCAGAACATCCTCAGGGGGTGGCAGGTGGGAAGGCTGATCACGCATACCGGAAGTGTCTAATCTCATTGACGCTTTCGCAAGCGCAGTGCTCTACTCCCTGTCATGACGACTCTGACGAAGCTTCAGCCCGCCCCTGTCATC is a window of Streptomyces mirabilis DNA encoding:
- a CDS encoding universal stress protein is translated as MPAPPAPGLSSSTSVTPRPALGQGLSGPLGGPSGPAAPPSSAPEAAAGTPLPGCTRTARSGSLILGVPLDIGVITADKRAVVGVDGSMAPPAALRWAAEQAGAPQSRRVAVHAWERPRLAPTLLCRLTRRCPNRQEAKQVLAQSLREVHSSYVDSTVRTFVAEGSPPGSARGALPPATGGTAHEEGGSPVRGAVCRECL
- a CDS encoding GNAT family N-acetyltransferase, with translation MSENRFSVAPSAVRLPQYTKADQEEILGKSDDPFGVASTGLTWLPKEEHFGIRHEGRLVAHAGLLRLPVAIGDAETEVVGVGGVAVAPCMQGQGLARLVVTAALEHARAMGPQHALLFCRPALVPLYQRLGWHSLDKDVLVEQPEGRLVTMPLRTMVTPLRDDARWPSGTVRLFSLPM
- a CDS encoding ArsR/SmtB family transcription factor; this encodes MRDQPSHLPPPEDVLEIGAPDQFAALAHPLRQRLLFALGHRPATISQLAAQLDAKKGNVAHHLKVLREAGLVHVAETRQVRGGTEQYYQRTARQMVVAEPQAAGTAAMLAAIAQELDLSPAETHLTLRHLRLSPAKARELGEALAKLVDEAEENAEDQPVHGVLVALYQQALPTSTTSSA